A genome region from Erigeron canadensis isolate Cc75 chromosome 3, C_canadensis_v1, whole genome shotgun sequence includes the following:
- the LOC122591515 gene encoding uncharacterized protein LOC122591515, with protein MYDGKEDPDNHLKLFNGLIRMQRWNIPIACHMFALTLKDLARVWLDSQPEGSIVNFEDLKTKFRSHFNQQRKYKKMHLEAHNIKRRDNESIRQFITRYTDETTLMKGLSENQKILGFVHGLRFQPLVEFLSTDLPQEYKVLMDKTYTFLVGKETAGGVTSPGYGKDLDRNRKNHNFRHERFRTGPFNRSQGGASRSNQNAHPLRNTRDILAAEKAPIRGNLRGKDMSKFCEFYNRYGHETNECKVFKHKVEEAMKTGKYSTLLKGIKEPRQSKTMGKIL; from the coding sequence ATGTATGATGGGAAAGAGGATCCGGACAATCATTTGAAGCTATTCAATGGACTAATCCGGATGCAAAGGTGGAACATTCCAATAGCATGTCATATGTTTGCACTCACTTTGAAAGACTTGGCGAGAGTTTGGCTAGACTCTCAGCCGGAAGGAAGCATCGTCAACTTTGAAGACCTAAAAACCAAATTTCGCTCACACTTCAACCAGcaaagaaaatataagaaaatgcaTTTGGAAGCTCATAATATCAAGAGAAGAGATAATGAGTCCATCCGACAATTTATAACCCGCTATACGGATGAAACGACATTAATGAAGGGTCTTAGTGAAAACCAAAAGATATTAGGTTTTGTCCATGGGTTACGCTTCCAACCTCTGGTGGAGTTTCTCTCCACAGATTTACCACAAGAGTATAAAGTGTTGATGGACAAAACTTATACCTTCTTGGTAGGAAAAGAAACCGCAGGCGGAGTTACAAGTCCAGGCTACGGAAAAGACCTCGACAGAAATAGAAAGAATCATAATTTCCGTCACGAAAGGTTCCGAACGGGGCCGTTCAACAGGTCGCAGGGAGGAGCGTCCAGAAGTAACCAAAATGCTCACCCCCTAAGAAATACTCGCGATATATTGGCGGCCGAGAAAGCACCAATTAGAGGTAATCTCCGGGGAAAGGACATGTCCAAATTTTGTGAGTTCTACAACCGCTATGGCCATGAAACGAATGAATGCAAAGTTTTTAAACACAAAGTTGAAGAAGCCATGAAGACTGGAAAATACTCGACGCTGTTAAAAGGTATCAAAGAACCGCGCCAAAGCAAAACAATGGGAAAAATCTTATGA
- the LOC122592673 gene encoding nuclear pore complex protein NUP1 isoform X1, which yields MKNKIKKQTTKQGQSEREMENAKPSSSAPPYSTGAGAGGKERKPFNSRKRQSTPYDRPPRASPNNNSSNNNDNNNNNNKSNELKHDEDGGGWLSKLVVNPARRLIVSGASRILPSFFSSSDSYCENDSYSDHVYCTGDDAQDIDTNVTENTNTDGAAKHISEIGVSTCSGDAGPSNQMENLNRSLQHNDVQQDKSENTIGDLGVDQIENLLKGKQFSRDESKRLMEILNSRLVDSSSNAEREKKSSSTVLQGQARVDVLDPAVPSRSTMGHQYDAERTVFETPMPRLQSNMQDEIAASPIDIARAYMGSRTSELGYNTYTNISADGREQQHNDLPPLRPHFLNPSSKSSTCWPGAMVQDQRGYMTPQSQRGRYGVHSFARTPYSRPKPKLNQLQGDSRLSTISLAPFQLSRTPNSSKVKTSSNVMDGGYGSVGPIRRVRNKYTSAQNTSSSSVSRSFMPVFERNSATAGTSGTSTISTTTKLEQTLGGVKSSSGPSNETVRKILEQLDRHIPTPKEKEAELKLATGWKKSSSQDTDLIFKGSSFLATGSDLQKFSAMSIPQVINKDPVINLNAATNTLSSVDEAGVPSFSIKNMGAANERSTFAKSKGKEIGQPWSTDNQINSQDVPRKRTFQPISPKRPDPWQVMASENGRGFTFPFAVNTSSASEPPTPSIMPSFPVTAVPQSKELPAIPLYSFGAKKSSQRVVFSFPSTSSVPVDDGDSDHMFNFGSDKKRVSFASIGNDAIVTN from the exons atgaaaaataaaataaaaaaacaaacaaccaAACAGGGACAAAGTGAAAGAGAGATGGAAAATGCAAAGCCGTCGTCTTCGGCGCCGCCGTACTCTACTGGAGCTGGCGCCGGCGGTAAGGAGCGTAAGCCATTTAATTCACGAAAACGCCAGTCCACTCCTTACGACCGTCCGCCACGAGCCTCTCccaataataatagtagtaataataatgataataataataataataataaatctaacGAATTAAAACACGATGAAGACGGCGGTGGCTGGTTATCCAAGCTTGTTGTAAATCCAGCTCGCCGTCTTATTGTTAGCGGCGCCTCCAGAATCCTTCCTTCTTTTTTCTCTAGCTCAGATTCTTATTGTGAAAATGATTCTTATTCTGATCACG TCTACTGTACAGGTGATGATGCTCAAGATATAGATACAAATGTAACTGAAAATACAAATACAGATGGTGCTGCTAAACATATTTCTGAG ATTGGAGTATCCACTTGCAGTGGAGATGCGGGTCCCAGTAATCAAATGGAAAATTTGAATAGGAGCTTACAACATAATGACGTCCAACAAGATAAATCAGAGAATACAATTGGTGATCTCGGTGTAGATCAAATTGAGAACCTGCTGAAAGGCAAACAGTTCTCTCG GGATGAAAGCAAACGCCTGATGGAGATATTGAATTCTAGATTGGTTGACTCAAGTTCTAATGCTGAGAGAGAGAAGAAATCATCAAGTACGGTTCTTCAGGGGCAAGCACGAGTGGATGTGTTGGATCCTGCAGTCCCATCTAGATCAACTATGGGGCACCAATATGATGCTGAGAGGACCGTGTTCGAGACCCCAATGCCTCGTCTACAGTCGAAC ATGCAAGATGAAATTGCTGCTTCACCGATAGATATTGCTAGAGCTTATATGGGAAGTCGAACATCAGAGCTGGGCTATAATACTTACACTAACATATCAGCAGATGGAAGGGAACAGCAACATAATGACTTACCCCCTTTAAGACCGCACTTCCTCAATCCTTCATCAAAGTCATCTACTTGTTGGCCAGGTGCCATGGTACAAGACCAGCGGGGTTATATGACCCCTCAGAGTCAAAGAGGCAGATATGGGGTTCATAGTTTTGCAAGAACCCCGTATTCTAGACCTAAACCGAAA CTGAATCAATTGCAAGGTGATAGCAGGCTTTCTACCATTTCTCTGGCCCCATTCCAACTATCACGTACTCCTAATTCTTCAAAG GTGAAGACGAGTAGTAATGTGATGGATGGTGGCTATGGATCCGTTGGGCCGATTCGCCGTGTTAGAAACAAGTATACATCTGCTCAAAATACTTCTTCCTCCAGTGTTTCTAGAAGTTTTATGCCTGTATTTGAAAGAAATTCAGCAACTGCCGGAACTAGTGGCACTTCAACTATCTCTACAACCACCAAACTAGAACAAACACTTGGAGGGGTGAAAAGTTCATCTGGACCATCTAATGAGACGGTTAGAAAAATATTGGAGCAACTCGACAGGCACATACCTACCCCTAAAGAAAAGGAAGCTGAATTGAAGCTAGCAACCGGATGGAAAAAATCGTCTTCGCAAGATACTGATTTGATATTCAAGGGAAGTTCATTTTTAGCAACAGGGTCTGATTTGCAGAAATTTTCGGCTATGTCGATCCCACAAGTAATCAATAAAGATCCAGTGATTAATTTAAATGCGGCTACCAATACACTTAGCTCAGTTGACGAGGCTGGTGTGCCGTCATTTAGTATCAAGAATATGGGCGCTGCAAATGAG AGGTCTACATTCGCCAAAAGCAAGGGAAAAGAAATAGGTCAGCCGTGGTCTACAGACAACCAAATCAACAGCCAAGATGTCCCTAGGAAGAGAACCTTTCAGCCAATTTCTCCCAAGCGGCCGGACCCATGGCAAGTTATGGCATCTGAGAACGGCCGTGGATTTACTTTCCCATTCGCTGTCAACACCAGCTCTGCATCAGAGCCACCCACACCATCCATTATGCCATCCTTTCCGGTAACTGCTGTCCCTCAGTCAAAGGAATTGCCTGCTATACCGTTATATAGTTTTGGAGCAAAGAAATCTAGTCAGCGGGTTGTTTTTAGTTTTCCTTCTACAAGTAGTGTTCCTGTTGATGATGGTGACTCTGATCATATGTTTAACTTTGGGTCAGATAAAAAGAGGGTGTCTTTTGCTTCGATAGGAAATGATGCCATTGTTACCAATTAG
- the LOC122592673 gene encoding nuclear pore complex protein NUP1 isoform X2, producing the protein MKNKIKKQTTKQGQSEREMENAKPSSSAPPYSTGAGAGGKERKPFNSRKRQSTPYDRPPRASPNNNSSNNNDNNNNNNKSNELKHDEDGGGWLSKLVVNPARRLIVSGASRILPSFFSSSDSYCENDSYSDHGDDAQDIDTNVTENTNTDGAAKHISEIGVSTCSGDAGPSNQMENLNRSLQHNDVQQDKSENTIGDLGVDQIENLLKGKQFSRDESKRLMEILNSRLVDSSSNAEREKKSSSTVLQGQARVDVLDPAVPSRSTMGHQYDAERTVFETPMPRLQSNMQDEIAASPIDIARAYMGSRTSELGYNTYTNISADGREQQHNDLPPLRPHFLNPSSKSSTCWPGAMVQDQRGYMTPQSQRGRYGVHSFARTPYSRPKPKLNQLQGDSRLSTISLAPFQLSRTPNSSKVKTSSNVMDGGYGSVGPIRRVRNKYTSAQNTSSSSVSRSFMPVFERNSATAGTSGTSTISTTTKLEQTLGGVKSSSGPSNETVRKILEQLDRHIPTPKEKEAELKLATGWKKSSSQDTDLIFKGSSFLATGSDLQKFSAMSIPQVINKDPVINLNAATNTLSSVDEAGVPSFSIKNMGAANERSTFAKSKGKEIGQPWSTDNQINSQDVPRKRTFQPISPKRPDPWQVMASENGRGFTFPFAVNTSSASEPPTPSIMPSFPVTAVPQSKELPAIPLYSFGAKKSSQRVVFSFPSTSSVPVDDGDSDHMFNFGSDKKRVSFASIGNDAIVTN; encoded by the exons atgaaaaataaaataaaaaaacaaacaaccaAACAGGGACAAAGTGAAAGAGAGATGGAAAATGCAAAGCCGTCGTCTTCGGCGCCGCCGTACTCTACTGGAGCTGGCGCCGGCGGTAAGGAGCGTAAGCCATTTAATTCACGAAAACGCCAGTCCACTCCTTACGACCGTCCGCCACGAGCCTCTCccaataataatagtagtaataataatgataataataataataataataaatctaacGAATTAAAACACGATGAAGACGGCGGTGGCTGGTTATCCAAGCTTGTTGTAAATCCAGCTCGCCGTCTTATTGTTAGCGGCGCCTCCAGAATCCTTCCTTCTTTTTTCTCTAGCTCAGATTCTTATTGTGAAAATGATTCTTATTCTGATCACG GTGATGATGCTCAAGATATAGATACAAATGTAACTGAAAATACAAATACAGATGGTGCTGCTAAACATATTTCTGAG ATTGGAGTATCCACTTGCAGTGGAGATGCGGGTCCCAGTAATCAAATGGAAAATTTGAATAGGAGCTTACAACATAATGACGTCCAACAAGATAAATCAGAGAATACAATTGGTGATCTCGGTGTAGATCAAATTGAGAACCTGCTGAAAGGCAAACAGTTCTCTCG GGATGAAAGCAAACGCCTGATGGAGATATTGAATTCTAGATTGGTTGACTCAAGTTCTAATGCTGAGAGAGAGAAGAAATCATCAAGTACGGTTCTTCAGGGGCAAGCACGAGTGGATGTGTTGGATCCTGCAGTCCCATCTAGATCAACTATGGGGCACCAATATGATGCTGAGAGGACCGTGTTCGAGACCCCAATGCCTCGTCTACAGTCGAAC ATGCAAGATGAAATTGCTGCTTCACCGATAGATATTGCTAGAGCTTATATGGGAAGTCGAACATCAGAGCTGGGCTATAATACTTACACTAACATATCAGCAGATGGAAGGGAACAGCAACATAATGACTTACCCCCTTTAAGACCGCACTTCCTCAATCCTTCATCAAAGTCATCTACTTGTTGGCCAGGTGCCATGGTACAAGACCAGCGGGGTTATATGACCCCTCAGAGTCAAAGAGGCAGATATGGGGTTCATAGTTTTGCAAGAACCCCGTATTCTAGACCTAAACCGAAA CTGAATCAATTGCAAGGTGATAGCAGGCTTTCTACCATTTCTCTGGCCCCATTCCAACTATCACGTACTCCTAATTCTTCAAAG GTGAAGACGAGTAGTAATGTGATGGATGGTGGCTATGGATCCGTTGGGCCGATTCGCCGTGTTAGAAACAAGTATACATCTGCTCAAAATACTTCTTCCTCCAGTGTTTCTAGAAGTTTTATGCCTGTATTTGAAAGAAATTCAGCAACTGCCGGAACTAGTGGCACTTCAACTATCTCTACAACCACCAAACTAGAACAAACACTTGGAGGGGTGAAAAGTTCATCTGGACCATCTAATGAGACGGTTAGAAAAATATTGGAGCAACTCGACAGGCACATACCTACCCCTAAAGAAAAGGAAGCTGAATTGAAGCTAGCAACCGGATGGAAAAAATCGTCTTCGCAAGATACTGATTTGATATTCAAGGGAAGTTCATTTTTAGCAACAGGGTCTGATTTGCAGAAATTTTCGGCTATGTCGATCCCACAAGTAATCAATAAAGATCCAGTGATTAATTTAAATGCGGCTACCAATACACTTAGCTCAGTTGACGAGGCTGGTGTGCCGTCATTTAGTATCAAGAATATGGGCGCTGCAAATGAG AGGTCTACATTCGCCAAAAGCAAGGGAAAAGAAATAGGTCAGCCGTGGTCTACAGACAACCAAATCAACAGCCAAGATGTCCCTAGGAAGAGAACCTTTCAGCCAATTTCTCCCAAGCGGCCGGACCCATGGCAAGTTATGGCATCTGAGAACGGCCGTGGATTTACTTTCCCATTCGCTGTCAACACCAGCTCTGCATCAGAGCCACCCACACCATCCATTATGCCATCCTTTCCGGTAACTGCTGTCCCTCAGTCAAAGGAATTGCCTGCTATACCGTTATATAGTTTTGGAGCAAAGAAATCTAGTCAGCGGGTTGTTTTTAGTTTTCCTTCTACAAGTAGTGTTCCTGTTGATGATGGTGACTCTGATCATATGTTTAACTTTGGGTCAGATAAAAAGAGGGTGTCTTTTGCTTCGATAGGAAATGATGCCATTGTTACCAATTAG